In the genome of Candidatus Ornithobacterium hominis, the window GCAATTTCAATGATGACCTTTGTCGCAGATTCCATGGCTTCCAAAGTCACATATTCATAGCGGCTGTGGAAATTTTGCCCACCAGCAAAAATATTGGGGCATGGTAAACCTTTGTAAGAAAGCTGAGCGCCATCCGTTCCACCGCGTATCGGTTTAATGAGCGGTTTTATGTCTAAATTATTCATTGCCTCTTCAGCTAAATCAATAATATGCATTTTATCCTCTAAATGTTTACGCATGTTAAAATATTGATTTTCAATAATTACTGATATTCTATCTCTACCTAAACTTTGATTTAATTTATCAGCAATATCTTTCAGTTGATTTTTTCTTTTTTCAAATTTTTCTTCGTCATGATCTCTGATTATCATTTCAATTTCCACATGATCTACATCGCCTTGAATATTCGTCACATGAAAAAAGCCTTCTCTGCCTTCAGTTGCTTCAGGCACCTCATTTTCAGGCAAAAGATTTAAAAACTGACGACTCAAATGAATTGCATTCACCATTTTCCCTTTCGCATAGCCTGGGTGTACTACCTTTCCTTGGATTTTAATTGTAGCACCAGCAGCATTAAAGTTTTCGTACTCTAATTCACCAACACTACTCCCATCCATTGTGTAGGCCCAATCTGCATCAAATTTTTCTACATCAAATAAATGTGCTCCTTTCCCGACTTCCTCATCTGGTGTAAACCCTACAGCAATACGCGGTCTTGGAATCTCTGGGTGATTGATTAGGTATTCTACCGCCGTCACAATTTCGGCTAAACCAGCTTTATCATCTGCACCGAGAAGTGTTTTACCGTTTGTGGTAATCAGTGTTTGCCCTCTGAAATTCTCCAGTTCTGGGAATTCTTTAACTTCTAAAACGATATTCTCTTCTGAATTCAATACCACATCTTCCCCGTTATAATCTTCCCAAATTTGCGGCTGCACGTCTTTTCCTGAGAAATCGGGCGAGGTATCAAAATGTGAAATGAAACCAATCGTAGGTAATTCTTTATCTTGATTGCTAGGCAAATAGCCCATCACATAGGCGTGCTGATCAATGCTTACA includes:
- the pepT gene encoding peptidase T — translated: MERIWSEKLLNRFTKYAKVYTESKPGVDEIPSTPQQWDLAKMLKEELEEMGLENVSIDQHAYVMGYLPSNQDKELPTIGFISHFDTSPDFSGKDVQPQIWEDYNGEDVVLNSEENIVLEVKEFPELENFRGQTLITTNGKTLLGADDKAGLAEIVTAVEYLINHPEIPRPRIAVGFTPDEEVGKGAHLFDVEKFDADWAYTMDGSSVGELEYENFNAAGATIKIQGKVVHPGYAKGKMVNAIHLSRQFLNLLPENEVPEATEGREGFFHVTNIQGDVDHVEIEMIIRDHDEEKFEKRKNQLKDIADKLNQSLGRDRISVIIENQYFNMRKHLEDKMHIIDLAEEAMNNLDIKPLIKPIRGGTDGAQLSYKGLPCPNIFAGGQNFHSRYEYVTLEAMESATKVIIEIAKLAGSKF